Proteins encoded by one window of Flexibacter flexilis DSM 6793:
- the dcm gene encoding DNA cytosine methyltransferase codes for MNEPYKIIDLFAGIGGIRLGFEAFGCETVFSSEWDKAAQDMYEANFGERPFGDINDIAPNDVPDHDILLAGFPCQPFSIAGKGLGFADTRGTLFFNIEAILDAKKPQAFLLENVKRLVTHDNGQTFAVILEKLKNLGYTVYYKIFNSLDFGVPQKRERIYIVGFKESIHFKFPKPFGYYKPLSEILQIDEEIPQSYFLSEQLKEKRFSAVKANPPFPSIWHENIGGNISALPYSCALRAGGSYNYLVVNGVRRLTDREMLRLQGFPDSFVINIPYSQTRKVAGNSVTVPVIQAIAGEMIHSLSNKKKAAGETLQLSLLD; via the coding sequence ATGAACGAACCGTATAAAATCATAGACCTTTTTGCTGGAATTGGTGGGATTCGGCTGGGTTTTGAGGCATTCGGTTGCGAAACTGTTTTCTCGTCCGAATGGGACAAAGCAGCCCAAGATATGTATGAAGCGAATTTTGGAGAAAGACCATTTGGTGATATAAATGATATTGCTCCAAATGATGTCCCTGACCACGACATATTGTTAGCGGGTTTTCCTTGCCAGCCGTTTAGTATAGCAGGTAAAGGGTTAGGTTTTGCGGATACGCGAGGTACATTATTTTTTAATATAGAAGCGATTTTAGATGCCAAAAAGCCGCAAGCCTTTTTACTTGAAAATGTTAAAAGACTTGTAACACACGATAATGGCCAGACATTTGCTGTTATTTTGGAAAAACTTAAAAATTTAGGTTATACGGTTTATTATAAAATATTTAACTCACTTGATTTTGGTGTACCTCAAAAACGCGAGAGAATTTATATTGTAGGTTTCAAAGAATCAATACATTTTAAATTCCCCAAGCCTTTTGGTTACTATAAGCCATTATCTGAAATTTTACAGATAGACGAAGAAATCCCCCAAAGTTATTTTTTGTCTGAGCAACTCAAAGAAAAGCGTTTTAGTGCCGTAAAAGCAAATCCACCGTTTCCGTCTATATGGCACGAAAATATAGGAGGAAATATATCTGCCTTGCCTTACTCTTGTGCGTTAAGAGCTGGGGGAAGTTACAATTATTTGGTTGTGAATGGAGTAAGAAGACTTACTGACCGTGAAATGCTTCGTTTACAAGGTTTTCCAGACTCATTTGTGATTAATATTCCGTATTCTCAAACTCGTAAAGTTGCAGGAAATTCAGTTACTGTGCCTGTAATTCAAGCTATTGCAGGAGAAATGATTCATTCATTAAGTAATAAAAAAAAGGCAGCGGGAGAGACGCTACAATTATCTTTATTAGACTAA
- a CDS encoding DUF5683 domain-containing protein, translating to MKYLLLLAALFTSVSLQATNFLIAPDSAANQMVAVADSTPAAKTSSNLPSPKKAAILSAVLPGLGQAYNKKYWKIPILYTGGAVLGYYIGFNNRYYKRFKTAIKLRTDGDTNTVDEYATTYPNEAQLRTGRDYYRRNRDLLIIVSAFTYLLNIADASVDAHLAGFNVSDDLALRVSPEVMPIPNSMAMAGGLSLRLSWRK from the coding sequence ATGAAATATTTGCTATTGCTCGCCGCACTCTTCACGAGTGTTTCTTTACAAGCTACTAATTTTCTTATTGCTCCTGATTCGGCTGCAAATCAAATGGTTGCGGTAGCAGACAGCACCCCAGCCGCCAAAACGTCCTCCAATCTTCCTTCCCCCAAAAAAGCGGCCATCCTTTCGGCAGTGCTGCCAGGTTTGGGACAAGCCTACAACAAAAAATACTGGAAAATCCCGATTCTTTATACTGGTGGAGCAGTGTTAGGTTATTACATTGGGTTTAATAATCGTTATTATAAGCGTTTCAAAACGGCCATCAAACTGCGCACCGACGGCGATACGAATACTGTGGACGAATACGCTACCACTTATCCCAACGAAGCGCAATTGCGCACGGGGCGCGACTATTATCGCCGCAACCGCGATTTGCTCATTATCGTGAGTGCTTTTACTTACTTGCTCAATATTGCCGACGCGAGCGTAGATGCGCATTTGGCGGGGTTTAATGTTTCTGATGATTTGGCCTTGCGCGTGAGCCCAGAAGTCATGCCTATTCCCAACTCAATGGCGATGGCGGGCGGCCTTTCCCTGCGCCTGAGTTGGCGTAAATAA
- a CDS encoding RNA methyltransferase: MRKLANEELGRLSPEEFAQAGKSPCVLVLDNVRSMNNVGSAFRTADAFAVSKIYLCGITATPPHREITKTALGADQTVNWEHAADTLTLVQQLKNEGFVVISIEQAEGSTMLQDFSPNPQQSYAFVFGNEVDGVAQEVVAASNLCLEIPQLGTKHSLNVSVSLGIVVWDYVSKAVALPSN; this comes from the coding sequence TTGAGAAAATTAGCAAACGAAGAATTGGGCAGACTCAGCCCCGAAGAATTTGCGCAAGCTGGCAAAAGCCCTTGCGTGTTGGTCTTGGACAATGTGCGTAGTATGAACAATGTGGGTTCTGCTTTCCGAACCGCCGACGCTTTCGCCGTTTCCAAAATTTATTTGTGTGGCATTACGGCCACGCCACCGCACCGCGAAATTACCAAAACGGCACTTGGTGCAGACCAAACCGTAAATTGGGAACATGCCGCCGATACGCTTACACTGGTACAACAACTTAAAAATGAAGGCTTTGTAGTCATTAGCATAGAACAAGCCGAAGGCAGCACCATGCTACAAGATTTTAGCCCGAATCCTCAACAGTCCTACGCTTTTGTGTTTGGCAATGAAGTGGACGGCGTGGCGCAAGAGGTCGTAGCCGCCTCGAACCTATGTCTGGAAATTCCGCAACTCGGTACAAAGCATTCGCTGAATGTGTCCGTATCGCTGGGCATTGTAGTTTGGGATTATGTGAGCAAAGCCGTTGCCTTGCCAAGCAATTAG
- a CDS encoding polynucleotide kinase-phosphatase, whose product MEIKIPELSLVVLIGVTSSGKSSFANKYFKNTEIISSDSCRALVSDDENNQEATKDAFEVLHYIAAKRLKRGLLTVIDATNVQPEGRSTLIELAKTYHCLPVAIVLNLPEKVCEQRNANRTDRNLANYVIHKQVQHLKKSLKGLKYEGFRHIYVLNSEEEIAAVGSIQREKLYNNKKDEKGAFDIIGDVHGCFEELIELLAHLGYQVNRVAADDINFGFEVVVPANRKAVFLGDLVDRGPDSPSVLRLVMSMVNAGTAYCVAGNHDLKLQKYLNGKQVQLNHGLERTVEQLASETNEFKRKVEQFLYGLVSHYVFDEGRLVVAHAGIREEMQGRGSGAVRSFCLYGETTGEIDEFGLPVRYNWAKEYRGKAKIVYGHTPVPTPEWFNNTIDIDTGCVFGGKLTALRYPEEEMVSVNAKMIYQEPIRPIAYQPEEPSLNSQQLYDDLLVIDDVIGKRIIQARLRNNITIKEENSIAALEVMSRFAINPKWLIYLPPTMSPCATSEVAGILEHPEQALNYYKKRGVGTVVCEEKHMGSRAILVICKDENTAINRFGIQNEGIGVCYTRTGRNFFNDADLEKEFIERINQSLTKSNFWEKFNTDWVCLDAELMPWSAKAQALIKDQYAAVGAAASGALPEVEKALELFRQRGLAEGAQDTLAKFSTKGKAIAKYIAAYQNYCWPIHSIEDYKLAPFHILATEGQVHLDKSHQWHMENIAEICEADTAILLKTPYRVVNLNDKQSYEEAVNWWFELTQKSGEGMVVKPFNFVEYDHKELLQPAVKCRGSEYLRIIYGPEYDEAQHLERLKNRGLSRKQSLALREFALGVEALERFVRKEPLRLVHECVFGVLALESEDIDPRL is encoded by the coding sequence ATGGAAATTAAAATACCCGAGTTATCACTTGTTGTGTTGATTGGTGTGACTAGTTCTGGAAAAAGTAGTTTTGCCAACAAATATTTTAAAAACACAGAGATTATATCTTCGGACAGTTGTAGAGCACTTGTGTCGGACGATGAAAATAACCAAGAAGCGACCAAAGATGCGTTTGAAGTATTGCATTATATTGCCGCCAAGCGTCTAAAACGCGGCTTGCTAACCGTCATAGACGCAACAAATGTGCAACCAGAAGGCCGTAGTACTCTGATTGAATTGGCTAAAACCTATCATTGTTTGCCCGTGGCGATAGTCCTGAATTTGCCCGAAAAAGTATGTGAGCAACGTAACGCCAATAGAACCGACCGAAATTTGGCTAATTATGTGATTCATAAGCAAGTGCAGCACCTCAAAAAATCTCTCAAAGGTTTAAAATATGAAGGTTTTAGACATATTTATGTTTTGAATTCGGAAGAGGAAATTGCCGCAGTTGGTAGTATTCAGCGCGAAAAACTTTATAATAATAAAAAAGATGAAAAAGGTGCATTCGATATTATAGGGGATGTGCATGGTTGTTTTGAAGAATTAATAGAACTTTTGGCGCATTTGGGCTACCAAGTAAATCGTGTGGCCGCCGACGATATAAATTTTGGTTTTGAAGTCGTAGTACCAGCTAACCGCAAAGCGGTGTTTTTGGGTGATTTAGTGGATAGAGGTCCTGATTCGCCGAGTGTGTTACGCTTGGTTATGAGCATGGTCAATGCAGGAACTGCTTATTGTGTGGCAGGTAATCATGATCTTAAACTCCAAAAGTACCTGAATGGAAAGCAAGTACAATTAAATCATGGCTTGGAGCGAACCGTAGAGCAACTGGCTTCCGAAACCAACGAATTTAAAAGAAAAGTAGAGCAGTTTTTGTATGGTCTTGTCAGTCATTATGTTTTTGATGAAGGGAGGCTGGTGGTTGCTCACGCTGGAATCAGAGAAGAAATGCAAGGGCGAGGTTCTGGTGCGGTACGTTCGTTTTGTTTGTATGGTGAAACCACAGGAGAAATTGATGAGTTTGGCTTGCCTGTTCGCTACAATTGGGCAAAAGAATATAGAGGTAAAGCAAAAATAGTTTACGGGCATACACCTGTGCCCACACCCGAATGGTTCAACAATACCATTGACATCGACACTGGGTGCGTATTTGGCGGTAAACTAACAGCATTGCGGTATCCTGAGGAGGAAATGGTGTCTGTGAATGCTAAAATGATTTATCAGGAACCTATCAGACCTATAGCATATCAGCCTGAAGAACCTTCTCTTAACTCGCAACAGCTGTATGATGATTTGCTGGTGATAGATGATGTGATCGGAAAGCGTATTATTCAGGCACGATTGCGCAATAACATTACGATTAAAGAAGAAAACTCGATTGCTGCCCTTGAAGTAATGAGCAGATTTGCTATTAATCCAAAGTGGCTGATTTATTTGCCCCCAACCATGTCGCCATGTGCTACAAGCGAGGTTGCTGGTATTTTGGAGCATCCCGAACAAGCCTTAAACTACTACAAAAAACGTGGTGTAGGGACTGTCGTATGCGAAGAAAAGCATATGGGTTCAAGGGCTATTTTGGTTATTTGTAAAGATGAAAATACGGCCATTAATCGCTTTGGTATTCAAAATGAGGGAATTGGGGTGTGCTATACTCGAACAGGAAGAAATTTCTTTAATGATGCTGATTTGGAAAAAGAGTTTATCGAACGAATAAATCAGAGCCTAACTAAATCTAATTTTTGGGAAAAATTTAATACTGATTGGGTTTGTTTAGATGCGGAACTTATGCCTTGGTCTGCCAAAGCACAAGCACTCATTAAAGACCAGTATGCAGCAGTGGGTGCGGCTGCAAGTGGAGCATTGCCCGAAGTTGAAAAGGCTTTGGAATTATTTAGGCAAAGAGGTTTAGCCGAGGGTGCGCAAGATACTTTGGCCAAATTTTCAACCAAGGGAAAGGCCATTGCCAAATATATTGCAGCTTACCAGAATTATTGTTGGCCAATTCATTCGATTGAAGATTATAAACTGGCTCCATTTCATATTTTGGCCACTGAAGGGCAGGTGCATTTGGATAAAAGTCATCAATGGCACATGGAAAACATTGCCGAAATTTGTGAAGCCGATACCGCTATTTTATTAAAAACACCTTATCGGGTGGTCAATCTCAACGATAAACAAAGCTATGAGGAAGCTGTGAATTGGTGGTTTGAGCTTACGCAAAAATCGGGCGAGGGGATGGTCGTAAAGCCATTTAATTTTGTTGAGTACGACCATAAAGAACTGTTGCAACCTGCCGTTAAGTGTAGAGGTAGTGAATATTTGCGCATTATTTATGGGCCAGAATATGACGAGGCGCAACATCTTGAACGCTTGAAAAATAGAGGCTTGTCTCGAAAGCAATCATTGGCACTCCGAGAATTTGCTTTAGGTGTAGAAGCACTCGAACGGTTTGTAAGGAAAGAACCGTTGCGGTTAGTACATGAGTGCGTATTTGGGGTGTTGGCGTTAGAAAGTGAAGATATAGACCCCAGACTTTAA